The Scleropages formosus chromosome 15, fSclFor1.1, whole genome shotgun sequence genomic sequence cacacacacagagacaagtGTGACTTGTGGCTGTTGAAACACCGCTGTGTAGAGTTGAACCCTAAAAGAATTGCAGTTCATGCCCACGCGTGACATGTCCCTCAGCACCATGAATTATATCGCTGTCCACGTCTCCCTTCCCCAAGAGCTCAGACAGACAGTTGACACATCCACCCTGCGATGCCTCATTTCACCTTTCTTTCACTGCATTTACCCTGCTCACACCACCTTCTTTGCGATCAGTGCTTCGTAAATGCTTTTGGGCAGCACGTTTGGTTTGGAGAATTTGAAGGAAGTTTTGTGTCCAGAAGGTCCTTCAGATGACCTACACCTGCAGAGGCGATTCTCCATGGGCTGGAGCTTATCTCCTTGCCACAGGAGCTCCTGCGCAACATCTCTTGGCTTCTTGGACTTGTACGGAGCCGGTGGTCAACTGGTGTTTGGTGGTTCTTGGCCGTTCAGCTCAGGTTCTCCAGAATCTGACTGAGGAAGCAATGAGTGAAGCTCGCTTTCAACCAGAGCTTTTGGAGGGAACTGCTCATAAATGGAAGGGCAGCTGCAGCAGAGCTCTGCAAGGGCAGCTTCTGGCTGGAGAAGAGACCCCCAGCGCAGGGAACTAACCCCAAGGGCGGGGGAGACGGATCTCAGAGGAATGTCAGACGTCTGACTCTCTCTCTGAACTTGGTCCTCGGCCGCAGTTCTGTGGCACCAGGCGATCGGGGAAGTAATGGAAGCTGACGAGAAGGGAAGCAGATGATGGAGGTGCTCCTCATAATCTGTGTGAAAATGGTGTGTGGAGCAGCTCTGGTTCCCTTCTCGTCAGCTTCCGTTACATCTCCGATCGCTTGGGGAAGTTCTAGTTccatggagagagtgtgtgtgtgtgtgtgtgtgtgtgtgtgtgtgagagagaaaacacacaggaaaTACCACCCTCCTCACTCCTTCCCAATTTCTGGCGCACTTGCTGGGCTGGAATGTTAAACCTACCCAGAATCCCATTGTGAAAGCCAGTCATGAGCTGCCAGTGGGTGGAGTTTGGCCCAACTGCACTTGCGCAGCGATGCGCGTTAATGTGATTCTCGTACTGTTGCGCCACCCATCAGTCACGGAAAGGCCAAGGCTCTGCTGCCGtccagagtgtgtgagagaacgcACAGCAAGCAGTAGGCAACTCCAGCAGATCCTCACACTCATGGTGTCGTGCTGTTCCCTCCAGGCCACTGACCTGTAACTCATCCTGAAATGACCTCCCtcctggggagggggcggggctctCAGCTCACATGGTCTACATTTACcttgaaaatgtacaaatggaCATATTACGTTCATATCACAGGTATCTGTTTTCTACAGACATTTATTCACAACTGAGGGTAAACAAAGGCGGTCTGACACCACcttgttgctggttcacatccctccagtagttCCTATAAGTGTGACATGTCACGTCATTgcccgaaccgcttgtcccacacggggttgcggggagccagaacctaacctgacaacacagggcgtaaggccggagggggaggggacacacccaggacaggacgccagtctgtcgcaaggcaccccaagcaggactcgaaccccaaactcaccaaagagcaggaccaacccactgcgccaccgcaccccctactaagtgtgacattcaaacagcaaatagaTAATCATAACAGAtgatgttggactcatttatggagctgtcaggagatcgggTGAGAAGTGGCCCTGAAGGTCTTGGATCTGAGAAGGATTCAGTAGCTTTGAGGGACACAGGGTGCTCATTCCACCACGTCAGGAACAAAACTACTAACTAATAAGCGGTAAGATGTTGGAGCTGTTAAGAGTGGGACGACCAAGCGTCCGGAGCTGAAGGTGTGTCTTGTCGGACTGTACATGTCTCACCTGtgtctgcccccaccccccatcagGGTGCGAGGATCCAGCTCTCCGTGTGCCACAAGCTGTGCTATGCCATCGGCGGAGCTCCCTACCAGATCACGGGCAGCGCCCTGGGCTTCTTCCTGCAGATCTACTTGCTGGATGTAGCGCAGGTGAGCGAACGCCTGGTTGCCGGGGGCCCCGTGTCTCGGGGAACAATGGGGCCCCTGTGGGGggagtgtgggggtggggggtcagcTCTAAGCTCAGCATGTGACTTGCCGTGGAAGCCGGTGCCGTGGTTCCAGGTCCGGGTTGGGATTACTCCAAATGGCAGCGTGCCGGAGCCCCGCTGAGTGTTACAGTGGTAAGAAGAGGGAGCAATTAAGGGGATGCTGACATCCTGCAGACTCCTGCGTCCCCCGTGTCCACTGCTGTCCCTTAAACCCATTTGCTAACCACAGTAGCGTTGACCGCTCGCACAGTCGGAACCGGTCACCTCGGGCTCTCGAGCTGCTCGAGCGGGAAAACGTCCTCTGCTTtatggactgtgtgtgtgtgtgtgtgtgtgtgtgtgtgtgtgtgtgtgtgtgtgtgtgtgtgtgtgtgtgtgtgtgtcctacagCTGGACCCCTTCTGCACCTCCATCATCCTGTTCATGGGCCGCGCCTGGGACGCCGTGACGGACCCCACCATCGGCTTCCTGGTGAGCCGCAGCAGATGGACCCGCATCGGCCGCATGATGCCTTGGTaggtgcccccctcccccccagtcgCTCACACCTTGGCGCCGGTGTGTGTCACACTCAAACACACCTCTCTCGGTACCCCACACTCGGGTACATGAGCAGTGAGGGTGGTGGGGTCGTTGGGGGGTGATTTTGCAGGGCGGTAGGAACATTACGCCTGCgtatgcgcgcgcgcacacacacacacacacacacacacacacacacacacacacacaccatttaccAAAGGAAAATAGGACAGGGCCCTAAGGAGCCACTTTACTCTTTACTCCTCCCACATAGTAAAGGAGAGCTGCTTGTGGGGGTGTGAGCAGTGACAGGAAGTGATGATGTGGGGGACATGTCACACCGACGCTCTGCGTCCAGTGGAGTCACGGGAAACGCCTAAAACTGGGAAGGAAATAatgatcataataataataaacacaagaaAAGTGATGGAGTTATTTCGGTGAAAGTAATCACACTTTTTATTGCCGGTTAAACTTCCATAATGATGTGTCTAATGattccacatatttacatttatatttattcacttatcagatgcttttctccaaagcgacgaacatctcggagaaatacaatgtgctcattacattgggagaaagagacatagttgcagacgtgtgattcttaagtaaacctagtttgttactttccccttgatgcaccgatgttcatcacatgagtaggtgcataaaactcaggatagactaaccctgatcaccttcctacagttttttttaataaaaaggtacacagacattcacatacgatacaggagtagcggctgtgtaaaggcttatctggggatgatcataaagttacagtggatgaacatttacaccttacgtgaactggagagatcttgggcgaagcgggtctggaaaaggtgagttttcagatcattcttgaatatagacagagtttcagcagttctgagtgagagggggaggtcgttccaccacaacggagccagaaccgagaacctccgtgcttttggacctttcatgCGCAGGatcaccaagcgagcagaagtaggggagcgaaggggtctggctggggtgtactggttgatcaagtcttgtaaatatctgggattTAATTAACACCTGCAGTAACATGCTGTGTGCGATACCCTCTCGAGATGAATTTGTGAATAAAGCCTGAAGGAGCGGGGCTCTGCGAGGGGCTCGAACCGTCATTGGTCCTCCCACAACACACCATTGTTTCTTGTCCAATCAGTTGTGAGCACGGTGTCCGTAGTGCTAGAGCCTGGCGCTCCTCAGGTGCAAGGCGGCTCAGCGGGAGGTTACTGTAGGTCAGGCTGTGGCGGGGGGTCTGTGAGCCTCTGTTCGCCGCACTGGTCAGAACACCTCGTGTTTCCGGTGAGCCGTTGTGGGTTTGTGCCCGAGAGGCCAAGCGGGGCTCTGAGTGCTGAGTCATGTGACACTCCAGCACTTCCTAGGCCCTGCCAGGCTGGGATGTGATCTGAAGCCCTCCTGTGAGACTCACTGAGAGAGAGACGCCCATCCGGCAGGATAATGCGCCACTTCCCCTGGAAACGCATCCGCTCCACAGCTCGTTGTCACTCTGCGCTGGGGTCACACGAGGACGGGACAGGGGAGCAGGTGACTGACAGGGCCCTTGTACCCGAGCGCTCGGCGACACACTCTTCGCAGCGAACGGGGAGCGAATGGATCTGCAGGGAATCTTCTTCGGTGTGCGGTGTTCAACCATCAGCTTCAGTCTCAAGCCAAACCTGACACACACTCCCCCCTAgcggtgtgtgtgagtgtgtaacATACAGGGCAGAAGTGCACATGGTGAGAAGCATGCTTTGCGTGTTTTTACCCACCACTTGCTtcacgtgtgtgtatgtgcgcacgCACACGTTCTCTGAGAACGTGACCCTGCAGTTGGGAACATAGTGGtaaaggacatggacttgtaactGAAGGTTGAAGGTTCGAGCCCAACTCTGACTGGCCACACAGATCTCTAAAGCAGGAGTTGCCATTGGATCAGCACCATGTGCCCAGCTCTGATTGGCTGTGGCTAAGTGGGTGTGTCTGTGCccctttctgattggctgtggCTATGTGGGTGTGCCTGTGACCCTCTCTGATTGGCTACGGCTATGTGGGTGTGTCTGATGTGCCCAGCTCTGATTGGCTTACCcgttcagtgttttctttgtacTTGGAGAGAAGTGCAATCAGGCTTGGCTCATGAACTTTCCAAACCAGAACTGAGACTGCAGGTGTGGGGTCGAGACCTGGTTAGAGCACTTTCTCGACTCTTATGTTGCGCATACAGGAAGTTCTGCAGTACCCTGCTCTGACTGCTCTGCAATGTTTACCCTGCTGGTTTCCAGCAAACAGTCCTAGACAGCAGGTGTGTTGTTTCCTGGTCTCTCAGTAGTTACACTGGGACAGTGAGTGACTCAGATCGTGTGAAAGTGAACAGACAAGTCCCTCAACGAATAAAAAGATGTATAattatggtttaaaaaaaacaagatttcaGTCAAACCTATCTGTACAAAATGTTCCTTTTCCAAGTTGGAGCATCTAGTTATCCTTCACTGCTcatcctctcctctctctctctccctgctgATTGGTTCCTTCCACCTGCCTGTCACTCTGCAGGATCGTCCTCTCCACCCCATTGGCTGTGCTCAGCTACTTCCTGGTCTGGTGGGTCCCGCCCTTTGAGCAGGGCAAGGTCCTGTGGTACCTTGTGTTCCTCTGCCTCTTCCAGACGCTGCAGACGGTGAGCGTTGCTATGGGAACCAGGGTACCTGCCGTTGTTTCCATGGATGCTTGCTGACTGACTCGTGTTTTTCCCGTGGCCCCGCAGTGCTTCCACGTGCCCTACTCGGCACTCACCATGTTCATCAGCTCCGAGCAGAGGGAGCGGGACTCGGCCACTGCATACCGTGAGTGATGCCGCCCACCAGCCACGCCCCCAGCACCCACAGGGAGCCTACGCAGTGACCCCCACGGCTcacgctccccccccccgcaggcaTGACCATGGAGGTGCTGGGCACAGTCGTCGGCACGGCAATCCAGGGGCAGATTGTGGGCGGAGCCAATGCGTTTTGCAAAGCCCAAGTCGTGGACGAACCAGGTGTCTTCAACGCCTCGGCGTCCCCAGCAGGAGCAGATGCCAACGTTTCGCACGCCTGCCTCGACTACACAGTGGGTGTCAAAGAAGGGCTGTTCCCCCTGCTGGCAGAAGGGCTGCACTGCACCTTCTGACACCCTCTTTTCTGCTGCTACCCCCCTCTCAGAAACAGGCGTACATGGTAGCGTCTGGGGTCACCTGTGCCATCTATGTCCTGTGTGCCGTCGTCCTGCTGCTGGGGGTCCGGGAATATGGTACGTGCGGGGGGTGGGGCCCTGAGACCCGTCCTGAAATGTCACGTAAGGCCGACGTTGAGCAGTGTCCCATGTCCCCAGACTGCAGCCCCTCCCCGTCGGCGAAACCCCTGTCCTTCTATAGGGGCCTCAAGCTGGTGATGGGGCACGGACCTTACGCCACGTTGGTCATGGGCTTCCTCTTCACATCTCTGGCCTTCATGGTGAGTGCAGGGCAACGCCTGGGAGTGATGGTCAGAGGTCAAGGAGACtcacctgtgtgtctgtgccccCTTTTGACAGCTGCTGGAGGGCAACATCGCCCTCTTCTGCACCTACAGCCTCAGCCTGGCTGGCGACTACCAGAACATTCTGCTGGTGATCATGgtgagtcccccccccacccccccttgcggctcctccaggacctgcttGAACAAAAGGCCCCATTTATGCAGCGCTCGctccgttgccatggaaactgctTCTCGGCCATACTTCTATGGCAGCCGTCCCTCCCAGGTTGGGCTCATTGGTTTTAGAATGATGGACCGAAGCAGCATGTTATCCCGGAGGTGCACAGCTCCAAGggtcagcaggtagtgcagtggctaGAGCGCTCATGCAGCAGttgaaggttctgggtttgaatcccagtcctgctgtagtactctggaTCCAGGTACTTACCTGTACTGTGTCAGTCCTGGGTTCCCTCTCACTCCCGAGGAAACGTGGTGCAAGAGGGATGTTGGTGGAGATGAAGATGATGGAAGAAGGAAGTTGACAAGTCGTTACCGGTTGCTCGTTTGATTGTGTTGACCGCTGGGGTCCCGACTCGACGACCTTCCGGGTTGAACCGCACTCTGTGTTCCAGCTCTCCGCCACGCTGAGCATCCCGCTCTGGCACCGTTTCCTGATCCGCTTCGGGAAGAAGACAGCCGTGTATGTCGGCGTCACGGTAAGCATGAGCTCGTAGCCTACGGCAAGACACTGTAATCTGCACCGGCACCCTCGGGGCCTCCTGCTCTAACTGTGTGTTTGGGGCTCCTGTAGTGGGCGGTGCCCTTCATGGTCCTCATCGCATGTGTCCAGAGCAGCCTGCTGGTGGCGTACCTGTGCTCGGTGGCAGCGGGTGCCAGCGTGGCGGTGGCTTTCCTCCTTCCCTGGTAGGTCGCAGCAGGGATGGGGGTGAGTagtggcggcggcggcaccCTCGCATGGCAGCGAAGGTCACTGCGCCCCGTGTCCCTGCTCCGCAGGTCCATGCTGCCTGACGTGGTGGACGACTTCAGGGTGAAGAACCCAGAGTTGCAGGGCCACGAGGCCATTTTCTACTCCTCCTACGTGTTCTTCACCAAGTTCGCATCCGGAGTGTCGCTCGGCGTGTCCACCCTCAGC encodes the following:
- the LOC108931270 gene encoding sodium-dependent lysophosphatidylcholine symporter 1-B-like isoform X1 encodes the protein MARGQGVEHSNALLQRKAAASARTQGARIQLSVCHKLCYAIGGAPYQITGSALGFFLQIYLLDVAQLDPFCTSIILFMGRAWDAVTDPTIGFLVSRSRWTRIGRMMPWIVLSTPLAVLSYFLVWWVPPFEQGKVLWYLVFLCLFQTLQTCFHVPYSALTMFISSEQRERDSATAYRMTMEVLGTVVGTAIQGQIVGGANAFCKAQVVDEPGVFNASASPAGADANVSHACLDYTKQAYMVASGVTCAIYVLCAVVLLLGVREYDCSPSPSAKPLSFYRGLKLVMGHGPYATLVMGFLFTSLAFMLLEGNIALFCTYSLSLAGDYQNILLVIMLSATLSIPLWHRFLIRFGKKTAVYVGVTWAVPFMVLIACVQSSLLVAYLCSVAAGASVAVAFLLPWSMLPDVVDDFRVKNPELQGHEAIFYSSYVFFTKFASGVSLGVSTLSLSFSGYVTGSSVQPPLVDFTLRILVSPVPIVLIFVGLLIFRLYPIDEQRRQGNRKLLRELRNKQPDSETDSMETGTVV
- the LOC108931270 gene encoding sodium-dependent lysophosphatidylcholine symporter 1-B-like isoform X2; its protein translation is MGRAWDAVTDPTIGFLVSRSRWTRIGRMMPWIVLSTPLAVLSYFLVWWVPPFEQGKVLWYLVFLCLFQTLQTCFHVPYSALTMFISSEQRERDSATAYRMTMEVLGTVVGTAIQGQIVGGANAFCKAQVVDEPGVFNASASPAGADANVSHACLDYTKQAYMVASGVTCAIYVLCAVVLLLGVREYDCSPSPSAKPLSFYRGLKLVMGHGPYATLVMGFLFTSLAFMLLEGNIALFCTYSLSLAGDYQNILLVIMLSATLSIPLWHRFLIRFGKKTAVYVGVTWAVPFMVLIACVQSSLLVAYLCSVAAGASVAVAFLLPWSMLPDVVDDFRVKNPELQGHEAIFYSSYVFFTKFASGVSLGVSTLSLSFSGYVTGSSVQPPLVDFTLRILVSPVPIVLIFVGLLIFRLYPIDEQRRQGNRKLLRELRNKQPDSETDSMETGTVV